The sequence below is a genomic window from Candidatus Hydrogenedens sp..
ACTCAATAGAGATTAATGAGCATGGAGATTATTTAGAAAAAGAGCCGAAATATTTTGAGAAAGCAGGACCGCGTGAAAAAATATTTTTTCAACCTGGAAATACCATTGCGGGGATAGTAACTTGTGGGGGTATCTGTCCGGGATTAAATAATGTAATTCGTTCTTTAGTGGTGGAATTATGGTTTCATTATGGGGTTCGTGAGATATTAGGTTTTCGCTATGGATATGAAGGGTTAAACCCTGAAAAAAATTTGCCTCCACTCCAACTCGACCCCGAAATAGTAGATGAGATACATGATGAAGGAGGAACTCTATTAGGCACATCACGAGGACCGCAAGAGCCCGAAAAAATGATGTCTTATTTGCGTTCTATGGGGGTTAATTTATTATTTTGTGTGGGTGGAGATGGAACGCATCGAGGAGCCTATCAACTATTCCGCATACTGCAAGAAAAATCATATCCCATTTCAATCATTGGAATTCCTAAAACTATTGATAACGATATTTTATATACCTCACGGACTTTTGGTTTTAATACCGCTATTGAGGAAGCAAGAAAAGTCCTTATTTGTGCCCACACAGAAGCAAAATCTGTCCGATATGGAATAGGTTTGGTTAAGTTAATGGGGAGGGATTCAGGTTTCGTTACGGCTTATTCTGCTTTGGCAAGCCAGTTGGTTAATTATGCAATTATTCCAGAAGTGCCAGTATCGCTTCTTGGTGCAAATGGCTTTTTATCATGGCTTGAGCAGAGAATTCTAACAAGAGAGCATGCCCTTATTGCCGTTGCAGAAGGTGCAGGTTCCGAATGTATAAAAGAAGACATTGAGCGGAAAGATGCTTCTGGAAATGTCCTTCATGCGGATGTAGGAAAATTCTTACGAGATAAGATTGTCGAATATTTTAATAACAAACAGGTTCCTATCCAGATGAAATACTTTGACCCAAGTTATCTTATTCGGAGCGTTCCTGCGAATGCAGAAGATGCCGCTTTTTGTGATGCTCTCGCAAGGAATGCTGTGCATGCCGGAATGGCAGGAAGAACAGGTATTACCATAGGTTATATCCACAATCAATTTGTCCATATCCCCATCGAAATGGTCATTTCAGGGCGTAAGAAAATAGACCCTGAAAGCTCCTTATGGCAAACGGTCCTTGCCAGCACTGGTCAACCTATCCCATAATGAAAAAAATTATGGATTATTTGATTGCAGAGTCTAAATTGAAAAAATAAACCATTTAATCAAGAATCTATGAGAAAAGAAACGGTAATTATTATTTGGAATTTTTGTTATTTGAGCCTTGTTTAATTTTTAATTGAGGTAATTTTATGAATGAATATTATCAACAGCTGATTAAGCCTTCGTGGTCGCCCCCTGCATGGGTGTTTGGTCCTGTATGGACGGTGTTATATCTGATTATTTTTATTTCGTATGGGATAACATTCTGGATGGTGATTACTAAAAAAGTGCCAGCCTATGTGTTGCTTCCTTTCGTTTTAAATCTAATATTCAACTTCTTATTCACACCTATTCAATTCGGATTACGAAATAATTTTCTTGCAAGTGTAGATATTCTGTTGGTATGGATAACTCTTATTGCGGCAATCATTCTTATATATCCCTATAGCAGGTGGATTACATTTCTCCAAATCCCCTACCTTTTATGGGTAAGTTTTGCAACCGTTTTACAATTAACGATAACCTATCTCAATTGGAAGTAAATTAAATCTATGGGTAATTAGTTGCTTTTAAGGTTTAATCGGGCTCTTTTAAATAAAATTTTGGATTGTTCTGCTTCTTCGTGATGGTTTACTATTGGGGCAGGGTAATCAATTTCTCGGTAGTCTTTGTGAAATATATCCCATTGATGTATGTGGGCAGAAGGGACATTTTTTAATTCCGGTATCCATTTTTTTATATATATAGTGTCAGGGTCAAATCTTTTTGATTGTAACCATGGATTAAAAATTCGAAAATAAGGTTGAGCATCACAACCTGTTCCTGCTACCCATTGCCAGTTTCCGTTATTAACGGATGGGTCGTAGTCAATTAATTTGGTTGCGAAATATTTTTCTCCCCATAACCAACTCATATGTAAATCCTTTGTGAGAAAAGAACCTACAATCAGTCGTGCACGGTTGTGCATCCATCCTGTTGTTTTTAATTCTCTCATTCCTGCGTCTACAATAGGAAATCCTGTCATACCCTCGCTCCATAAATGGAAAGTATTTTCATCTTTACTCCACCATACATCTTGAAAAGACTTGTTAAAGGCATTTCCGAACACATAGGGGAAATAAAACGCAATGGTTGTGAAAAAATCTCGCCAGTATAATTGACGGAGTATTGGTTCAGGGTCAGGATTGTTATTTTTTATCGTGTGAAAGACTTCTCTTGGAGACAAACATCCAAATTTTAGATAGGGAGATAAAAAAGTATTTGCTTCCTTTTCTATTATATCTCTATGGTTTTTGTAATCTTGTAAATTGCAGGCTCTTTTCAGTATTTTTAAGCCTTCTTTTCGCCCACCTTTTAATCGGGCTTTTTCGTTTTTATCGGGCAAAAACGGTAAGGTTTTAAGTTCTTGAATTTCACCTAGGATATGTTCTCGATAGTATTGAATATCTGTTACTTTCTGCGATTTGCTAACAGGTAAAGTCATGGCTTTTTTATAGAATCGAGAGAAAACCGTTATGGGTGTCTTATTATTGTTAAGGGTATCTTCGGGTTGGGTCAATAAAGCATCGTTCAGTGAATAGAATGTAATGTTCTGGTTTTTGCAAAAATTGTTTATATTATTGTCGCGTTTTTTTGAGAATGGAGTATAATCTCTGTTTATAAATAATGCGTCAAAATGCGTTTGTTCAAAAATTTTTGACAATACTTCCTCAGGTTTGCCGTAGAATAGATAGAGTTTTCCCCCGTTTTTAATCAATTCTGCTTGTAAGTCTAATAAACTCTCAACCATAAATTGAACTGCAAAGTCTCCCCGATAAGGGTTGTTTTCTACCTGTTGTGGGTCAAAGATGAAACAGGGAAGAATTTGTTGGCATATCCTTGCTGCATAAATAAGTGAGGAATTATCATCTATTCTTAAATCCCTACGGAAAATAAATAAACCCAAAGAATGTTTCTTGTTCATATTGCCCTGTTATATTTAAGTAGTTTTGTAAAAATATTTGTTTATTGGTGTATAATTCATTATTTATATTACACAACATAAGAGGGAAACTGAAAATGCGTCGTGGTCCCATAAAAGAATTAGGTTGGGGTAGTCGTTTTGGTCTTATTATGGCGATGGCGGGGAATGCAGTTGGATTGGGAAACTTTCTTCGTTTTCCTGGTCAGGCAGTCCCGTATGGTGGTGCCTTTATGGTTCCTTATTTTCTGGCACTCCTGTTGATAGGTATTCCATTAGCGTGGATAGAGTGGAGTATTGGGAGGAGGGGTGGAGCATATAAGCATGGAACTACACCGGGGATGTTCTATCGTCTCTGGAAGCATCCTATATCCAAATATCTGGGTATTTTTGGGATACTTCTCCCGGCAATGGTCGGTATTTATTATATTTATATAGAGTCGTGGGCGTTGGGCTATGCATGGCAGATGGCTACCGGAATGCTTCGAGGTAAACACACATACGAGGAAATGAAAGTATCTTTTGGGTCTTATGTAGGAACTGCAAATGCAGGAATGATAAGTTTCAGTAGTGTCTCGTACACTTTTTTCTTAATTACATTTTTAATAAATATTTTTGTTTTGGGACGAGGAATTGCCAAGGGGATAGAGATTGTTGCGAAGTATTGTATGCCTGTTTTGATAGTAATGGGGATGATACTGGCTATTCGTGTTTTGACTTTGCCACCACGCGGGGAAAGTCAGACAGTTAGCCATGGATTAGCCCAAATTTGGAGATTAAGCCCACAGGATTTTCAAACTTTGATGCGGCCCCATGTATGGATTGCAGCAACAGGGCAGATATTTTTCACGCTTAGTGTGGGTTTAGGTATGGTTCATACTTACGCCAGCTATCTCAAGAAGAAACATGACCT
It includes:
- a CDS encoding deoxyribodipyrimidine photo-lyase gives rise to the protein MNKKHSLGLFIFRRDLRIDDNSSLIYAARICQQILPCFIFDPQQVENNPYRGDFAVQFMVESLLDLQAELIKNGGKLYLFYGKPEEVLSKIFEQTHFDALFINRDYTPFSKKRDNNINNFCKNQNITFYSLNDALLTQPEDTLNNNKTPITVFSRFYKKAMTLPVSKSQKVTDIQYYREHILGEIQELKTLPFLPDKNEKARLKGGRKEGLKILKRACNLQDYKNHRDIIEKEANTFLSPYLKFGCLSPREVFHTIKNNNPDPEPILRQLYWRDFFTTIAFYFPYVFGNAFNKSFQDVWWSKDENTFHLWSEGMTGFPIVDAGMRELKTTGWMHNRARLIVGSFLTKDLHMSWLWGEKYFATKLIDYDPSVNNGNWQWVAGTGCDAQPYFRIFNPWLQSKRFDPDTIYIKKWIPELKNVPSAHIHQWDIFHKDYREIDYPAPIVNHHEEAEQSKILFKRARLNLKSN
- a CDS encoding sodium-dependent transporter codes for the protein MRRGPIKELGWGSRFGLIMAMAGNAVGLGNFLRFPGQAVPYGGAFMVPYFLALLLIGIPLAWIEWSIGRRGGAYKHGTTPGMFYRLWKHPISKYLGIFGILLPAMVGIYYIYIESWALGYAWQMATGMLRGKHTYEEMKVSFGSYVGTANAGMISFSSVSYTFFLITFLINIFVLGRGIAKGIEIVAKYCMPVLIVMGMILAIRVLTLPPRGESQTVSHGLAQIWRLSPQDFQTLMRPHVWIAATGQIFFTLSVGLGMVHTYASYLKKKHDLTLNGLTACITNEFVEVVLGGSIVIPAAVVFFGVERAREIVDTDGTFAIGFYALPLIFEQIPYGEIFGVMWFFLLFLAGLTSSMAMFTPLLVFLEDELQIDRRVGVLFVAFFAFIMMQPVILFNHHKVLDELDYWMGTFGLVLFVAIETVVFSWIFGVDKGWEELHLGAELKVPRIYYYIMKYITPVFAVGLVVWFCYDGLLEKITMKNVPMEDVPYIWLARIMILLMASFLMWGVWYAWQTHPKFFEDDVTNNSQNSKELKDIEGSIS
- a CDS encoding tryptophan-rich sensory protein — encoded protein: MNEYYQQLIKPSWSPPAWVFGPVWTVLYLIIFISYGITFWMVITKKVPAYVLLPFVLNLIFNFLFTPIQFGLRNNFLASVDILLVWITLIAAIILIYPYSRWITFLQIPYLLWVSFATVLQLTITYLNWK
- a CDS encoding ATP-dependent 6-phosphofructokinase, translating into MVIKIPSLGECKIISPLKNFQSEQGKKSLLFIDDNIYISNSIEINEHGDYLEKEPKYFEKAGPREKIFFQPGNTIAGIVTCGGICPGLNNVIRSLVVELWFHYGVREILGFRYGYEGLNPEKNLPPLQLDPEIVDEIHDEGGTLLGTSRGPQEPEKMMSYLRSMGVNLLFCVGGDGTHRGAYQLFRILQEKSYPISIIGIPKTIDNDILYTSRTFGFNTAIEEARKVLICAHTEAKSVRYGIGLVKLMGRDSGFVTAYSALASQLVNYAIIPEVPVSLLGANGFLSWLEQRILTREHALIAVAEGAGSECIKEDIERKDASGNVLHADVGKFLRDKIVEYFNNKQVPIQMKYFDPSYLIRSVPANAEDAAFCDALARNAVHAGMAGRTGITIGYIHNQFVHIPIEMVISGRKKIDPESSLWQTVLASTGQPIP